A stretch of the Blastocatellia bacterium genome encodes the following:
- the lysS gene encoding lysine--tRNA ligase, translating to MEQDHEQTLQRKKNLQDIIELGFPAYTHSYDKTHTITEVVNLYSGKTKDELAEAHIEVCVPGRIRAVRKMGKAAFITYSDGQEILQVYLRSNEVGEKLWKLFELLDLGDLIGVKGHLFRTKTDEFSIHATDLMFLAKALIPPPDKYYGLHDKEVRYRQRYADLIANRDVRDVFVKRSQIIREIRSYFDKNAYVEVETPMLSPLATGAAARPFVTHHNALDITLYARIAPELYLKRLIVGGLDRVYEINRNFRNEGLSIKHNPEFTMLEFYQAYSDYKDLIELTEELITDLVAKVCGTLEIEYNEKKLNFARPWTRLTMREAVIKYWPENLSPITESDLVGIDNLRSLIEKTGADAHPKANAGQLLGALFEHLAEPHLQSPTFITRFPTELSPLSKQSADDPNFVDRFELFIAGMEVANAFSELNDPIEQRNRFEAQMKQREGGDEEAMVLDEDYIRALSYGMPPTAGEGIGIDRLVMILTGQHSIRDVILFPHMRPERKAVEQETEETEETQQTQE from the coding sequence ATAGAACAAGACCACGAACAAACCTTGCAACGAAAGAAAAATCTACAAGACATTATAGAATTAGGTTTTCCTGCTTATACCCATTCTTATGATAAAACTCATACTATTACTGAAGTAGTAAATTTATATTCAGGGAAAACTAAAGATGAGCTAGCCGAAGCACATATTGAAGTGTGTGTGCCGGGTCGTATTCGTGCTGTTCGTAAAATGGGCAAAGCTGCCTTTATTACTTATTCAGATGGTCAAGAGATTTTACAAGTTTATCTACGTAGCAATGAAGTAGGGGAAAAACTTTGGAAGTTATTTGAACTCTTAGACTTAGGTGATTTAATTGGAGTTAAGGGACATCTATTTCGCACTAAAACAGATGAATTTTCTATTCACGCAACAGACCTAATGTTTTTAGCTAAAGCTTTAATTCCACCGCCAGACAAATATTATGGATTACATGATAAAGAAGTACGTTATCGTCAACGTTATGCAGATTTGATTGCAAATCGAGATGTTAGAGATGTATTTGTTAAACGCTCGCAAATTATTCGAGAAATTAGAAGTTATTTTGACAAGAATGCTTATGTTGAAGTAGAAACACCTATGCTATCACCTCTTGCAACAGGAGCCGCTGCACGTCCTTTTGTAACTCATCATAACGCACTAGATATTACTCTTTATGCTAGAATTGCTCCAGAACTCTACCTAAAACGTTTGATAGTTGGTGGACTAGACCGAGTTTATGAAATAAATCGCAATTTCCGTAATGAAGGTCTATCCATTAAACATAATCCTGAATTTACAATGCTAGAGTTTTACCAAGCTTATAGCGATTATAAAGATTTAATTGAGTTAACCGAAGAGCTAATAACTGATTTAGTTGCTAAAGTTTGTGGGACACTTGAAATTGAATACAACGAGAAAAAGCTTAATTTTGCTCGTCCTTGGACACGTCTTACAATGCGTGAAGCAGTAATTAAGTATTGGCCTGAAAATCTTTCACCAATTACCGAATCCGATTTAGTTGGTATTGATAATCTACGCTCGCTTATAGAAAAAACGGGTGCAGATGCTCATCCAAAGGCTAATGCAGGACAATTGCTAGGTGCTTTATTTGAACATTTAGCTGAACCTCATTTGCAAAGCCCAACATTTATTACAAGATTTCCTACAGAGCTTTCACCACTTTCTAAACAATCAGCAGATGACCCAAATTTTGTTGATCGTTTTGAACTTTTTATTGCTGGTATGGAAGTAGCAAATGCTTTTAGCGAGTTAAACGACCCAATAGAGCAGCGAAACCGCTTTGAAGCACAAATGAAACAGCGTGAAGGAGGCGACGAAGAAGCTATGGTCTTGGATGAAGATTATATTCGCGCTCTTAGTTATGGTATGCCTCCAACAGCCGGTGAAGGCATAGGAATTGACCGACTGGTAATGATTCTAACAGGGCAACATTCCATTAGAGATGTAATTTTATTTCCTCATATGCGTCCAGAAAGAAAAGCAGTTGAACAAGAAACAGAAGAAACTGAAGAAACGCAACAAACACAGGAATAA
- a CDS encoding energy transducer TonB, translating into MWHRLPPPPPPPAGSPVVRNNNATVKPDYPTNRVPDRIEPITESTPKIATTPSLVNASNGGVDLGGLPNGVDGGSIGGLPNGVIGSVPTDKPAPPPPPAKEELKVAEPEAKPIPSIVRRSEGVIAGNALVRVAPDYPALARNGNITGEVKVEILISEDGKVVSTKVLGGHGLLQKAALDAARQWKFNPTLLNGTPVKVQGVITFRFSL; encoded by the coding sequence TTGTGGCACCGCCTCCCGCCACCTCCACCACCTCCAGCAGGATCACCTGTTGTAAGAAATAATAATGCCACTGTAAAACCAGATTACCCAACAAATAGGGTTCCTGATAGAATCGAACCTATCACCGAATCTACACCTAAAATAGCAACAACACCAAGCTTAGTTAATGCTTCTAATGGTGGTGTAGATTTAGGCGGTTTACCTAATGGTGTAGATGGTGGCTCTATTGGTGGTTTACCTAATGGTGTAATAGGAAGTGTTCCAACAGATAAACCTGCTCCCCCTCCTCCACCAGCAAAAGAAGAGTTAAAAGTAGCTGAACCAGAAGCTAAACCCATACCATCAATTGTTAGACGTAGCGAAGGTGTAATAGCTGGTAATGCACTAGTTAGAGTCGCTCCAGATTATCCAGCATTAGCTCGTAATGGTAATATTACTGGTGAAGTAAAAGTAGAAATATTAATTAGTGAAGATGGGAAAGTTGTTTCTACCAAAGTATTAGGTGGACACGGCTTACTACAAAAAGCTGCCTTAGATGCTGCTCGTCAATGGAAATTTAACCCAACCCTCCTTAACGGTACACCCGTAAAAGTTCAAGGTGTGATAACTTTCCGCTTTAGCTTATAA
- a CDS encoding serine/threonine-protein kinase PknK — protein MTDTTGSSFPSTERFLIQECLGAGGFGAVYRAFDKEQNTLVALKTFTELEAEALYAFKQEFRSLADVTHPNLVELYELFFDKDQWVFTMELVEGVNILDYICQPLAEEDLWRGITQEVSSSLNSLDTPIPDLEPSWKTKAASANAETISDSKINPITKRLKSPARFDRLRRVLKQLVEGLNALHEAGKLHRDIKPSNVLVTKQERVVILDFGLVTEVTGQKSGKVKTIVGTPTYMSPEQGAGQVVTEATDWYSMGVVLYEALTGQAPFVDSFDPNPMRILLNKLKYEPTPPSQIATSIPQDLEKLCLDLLSCDPIKRPNAIEILRRLTGVETKQKRKLIADQARLIGREEQLDILQKTFLSVKAGKTMAVYIHGQSGMGKSAFIRYF, from the coding sequence ATGACAGATACTACAGGGAGTAGTTTTCCTAGTACAGAACGATTTCTTATTCAGGAGTGTTTAGGAGCAGGCGGTTTTGGTGCTGTTTATAGAGCCTTTGATAAAGAGCAAAATACTTTAGTAGCCTTAAAAACCTTTACTGAACTAGAAGCAGAAGCCCTTTATGCTTTTAAGCAAGAATTTCGTTCTTTAGCTGACGTTACTCACCCCAACTTAGTAGAACTTTATGAACTCTTTTTTGATAAAGACCAATGGGTTTTTACTATGGAACTAGTTGAAGGTGTAAATATACTAGATTATATTTGCCAGCCTCTTGCAGAAGAAGACCTTTGGCGGGGCATTACACAAGAAGTATCAAGCAGCCTTAATTCCTTAGATACTCCTATTCCAGATTTAGAACCTAGTTGGAAAACAAAAGCTGCTAGTGCAAATGCAGAAACTATTAGCGATAGCAAAATTAATCCAATAACAAAAAGATTAAAATCTCCTGCTAGATTTGACCGCCTTCGCCGAGTATTAAAACAACTAGTAGAAGGATTAAACGCTCTACACGAAGCAGGAAAACTACATCGTGATATTAAACCTTCTAATGTATTAGTCACTAAGCAAGAACGTGTAGTAATCCTAGATTTTGGTTTAGTTACAGAAGTTACAGGACAAAAATCAGGTAAAGTTAAAACTATTGTAGGTACACCAACTTATATGTCACCTGAACAAGGTGCAGGGCAAGTAGTAACAGAAGCAACAGACTGGTATAGCATGGGGGTTGTTCTTTACGAAGCTTTAACAGGACAAGCCCCTTTTGTTGATAGTTTTGACCCAAATCCCATGAGAATTTTGTTAAATAAATTAAAGTATGAGCCTACTCCACCTAGTCAAATAGCTACAAGTATTCCTCAAGATTTGGAAAAACTTTGTTTAGATTTATTGTCTTGTGATCCTATTAAACGACCTAATGCTATAGAGATTTTACGGCGTTTAACAGGTGTAGAAACTAAACAAAAACGCAAGTTAATAGCTGATCAAGCGCGACTTATTGGACGTGAAGAGCAATTAGACATTTTACAAAAAACATTTTTGTCAGTTAAAGCTGGTAAAACTATGGCGGTCTATATTCATGGTCAGTCGGGGATGGGAAAAAGTGCTTTTATTCGCTATTTTTAG
- a CDS encoding SDR family oxidoreductase, which translates to MPRGKRLVLITGATGFIGRRLVKKLLAQKQVQIYLLVRRSSFAKVERMIESLMLDFPDAPARIHIVSGDLSKPTLLESAVECGELQKKIQEIFHLAAHYELGISREDAIKANVDGTLHMLNFARGCERLNCVHYVSTLAVAGDYSGVWYEDMLLAGQQFDNHYAYSKFLAEVEVREAAEELPIAIYRPGVVVGDSTTGEMDKIDGPYYLLVPFMKIQALTNAISPMIPTIFAIAPGGQKIKCHVVPVDYVVNCLDYISRKKGIEGKTFSLTDPNPLSMRQFIDVFCEKAGWVKPFFNVATDPLVWTLRLPGIKQLAQAFEPLTKIPVEMVHYTAYATKYDTTNTKEFLKESDISCPSVKSYAGKLLAYARRHFV; encoded by the coding sequence ATGCCACGTGGCAAAAGATTAGTTTTAATTACAGGCGCGACAGGTTTTATAGGCCGTCGTCTGGTGAAAAAACTTTTAGCACAAAAACAAGTTCAAATTTATCTGCTAGTGCGACGTAGTTCTTTTGCCAAAGTTGAGCGAATGATTGAAAGCTTGATGTTAGATTTTCCTGATGCCCCTGCTCGAATACATATTGTTAGTGGAGATCTATCAAAACCAACTCTACTGGAAAGTGCTGTAGAATGTGGCGAACTACAAAAGAAAATTCAGGAAATTTTTCATCTTGCGGCTCATTATGAATTAGGGATTAGCCGAGAAGATGCTATAAAAGCTAATGTAGATGGTACACTTCATATGCTTAATTTTGCTCGTGGTTGTGAAAGGCTAAACTGTGTTCATTATGTTAGTACTCTAGCAGTTGCTGGTGATTATTCAGGTGTTTGGTATGAAGATATGCTTTTAGCAGGTCAACAATTTGATAATCATTATGCTTATAGCAAATTTTTAGCAGAAGTAGAGGTTAGAGAAGCAGCCGAGGAATTGCCAATTGCAATTTATCGTCCAGGTGTAGTTGTTGGCGATTCAACAACAGGAGAAATGGATAAAATTGATGGGCCTTATTATTTATTAGTCCCTTTTATGAAAATTCAAGCCCTAACAAACGCTATTTCCCCAATGATTCCAACTATTTTTGCTATTGCTCCAGGTGGACAAAAAATTAAATGTCATGTTGTGCCTGTGGATTATGTAGTTAATTGCTTAGACTATATTAGCCGTAAAAAGGGGATTGAAGGGAAAACCTTTAGTTTGACTGATCCTAATCCTTTAAGTATGCGACAGTTTATAGACGTTTTCTGTGAAAAAGCAGGTTGGGTTAAACCATTTTTTAATGTTGCTACTGACCCGCTAGTTTGGACATTGCGACTGCCAGGAATTAAACAACTAGCTCAAGCTTTTGAACCTCTTACTAAAATACCTGTGGAAATGGTTCACTATACTGCTTATGCCACAAAATACGATACTACTAATACTAAAGAATTCCTAAAGGAGTCTGATATTAGTTGTCCATCAGTAAAAAGCTATGCAGGGAAATTACTTGCTTATGCTCGTAGACATTTTGTTTGA
- a CDS encoding VWA domain-containing protein: MKKYITKFFLLLIIIFSSSVLTFSQSDEVSKKTPTQTPTQTSQQPTQTPQQNEQTKTEDEDLNVEAIKIGGEVVLLNVLVTDTKNRYAENMRKEEFELYEDNKKQEISFFSRQNEPISLCIMVDASNSMIENGKLLEALKAAKELIRKSNKEDEACLMKFDDRVTLIQDFTSDQNLLFTQTDRIKPYGGTAIYDALIRGMVHTNKNSKRLRQAIVLITDGLDQHSNRAFQDAIPIAQLTGIPCYMIGIYSPEEKQAFSTGQQKIKLDTGVMVDNPEVILTRLAEETAGRVFFPSSEKELVVIAEKIANELRSGYAVGYYPPNTSLDGKYHSISIVSKSKKYLVRARRGYISKLPE, encoded by the coding sequence ATGAAAAAATATATTACAAAATTCTTTTTACTATTAATTATTATTTTCTCTAGTAGCGTTTTAACATTTTCTCAATCTGATGAAGTATCTAAAAAAACTCCAACACAAACGCCAACACAAACTTCACAACAACCAACACAAACGCCACAACAAAATGAACAAACAAAGACCGAAGATGAAGACTTAAATGTAGAAGCAATTAAAATTGGTGGTGAAGTCGTCCTGCTTAACGTGCTAGTTACAGATACAAAAAATCGTTATGCGGAAAATATGAGAAAAGAAGAATTTGAATTATATGAAGATAATAAAAAACAAGAAATAAGCTTTTTTTCTAGACAAAATGAACCCATTAGCCTTTGTATTATGGTAGATGCTTCTAATTCTATGATTGAAAATGGCAAACTACTAGAAGCACTTAAAGCAGCTAAGGAGTTAATTAGGAAAAGTAACAAAGAAGATGAAGCTTGTTTGATGAAATTTGATGACCGAGTTACTTTAATTCAAGATTTTACTAGTGATCAAAATTTGCTTTTTACCCAAACTGACCGAATTAAACCTTATGGCGGAACGGCCATTTATGATGCTTTAATTAGAGGCATGGTTCATACAAATAAAAATTCTAAACGCCTTCGCCAAGCCATTGTTTTAATTACTGATGGACTAGACCAACACAGCAACAGAGCTTTCCAAGACGCTATTCCTATTGCACAATTAACAGGAATTCCTTGTTATATGATTGGAATTTATTCACCAGAAGAAAAACAAGCTTTTTCTACAGGACAACAAAAAATTAAATTAGATACAGGGGTAATGGTTGATAACCCAGAGGTTATATTGACTAGACTAGCAGAAGAAACCGCTGGACGAGTATTTTTTCCAAGCTCAGAGAAAGAATTAGTAGTTATTGCAGAAAAAATAGCTAATGAACTACGTAGCGGCTATGCTGTAGGTTATTACCCACCAAATACTTCTTTAGATGGAAAATATCATTCAATTTCTATAGTTTCTAAATCCAAAAAGTATCTTGTCCGCGCTCGTCGTGGATATATTTCTAAACTACCAGAATAA